A region from the Pseudomonas sp. P8_229 genome encodes:
- the flhF gene encoding flagellar biosynthesis protein FlhF → MQVKRFFAADMRQAMKLVRDELGADAAIIGNRRIAGGVELTAALDYKLSALAPRVPNMELEDELRKTQSRIVTAQAELSLRGEADGNSNRQIFAGLPLTAGLPLTAAEPLSEPTYAAPARPAPAPAQSSGGVDPRALDSMRFELNSLRELMEVQLGTLAWNQLQGSRPAQANLYRRLQRIGLSGPLSRDLLAMITDIEEPRQAWRMLLAHLARMIAVPEVEPLEEGGVIAMVGPAGMGKTTTLAKLAARYVLKYGAQNVALVSMDSFRIGAQEQLKTLGRILNVPVTHVDPGQSLVQALDPLLRKRVVLIDTAGLQASDPALRMQLESLAGRGIRSKNYLVLATTSQKQVLTAAYHSYKRCGLAGCILTKLDETASLGEVLSLAISHELPVAYLTDGPRIPDDLHLPRRHQLVSRAVSVQMQEEPSEEAMADMFADIYHSPTKQVG, encoded by the coding sequence ATGCAAGTTAAGCGTTTTTTCGCCGCCGATATGCGTCAGGCCATGAAGCTGGTTCGTGATGAGCTGGGCGCTGATGCCGCCATCATTGGCAACCGCCGCATTGCCGGCGGCGTCGAGCTGACGGCGGCGCTGGATTACAAATTGTCGGCGCTGGCGCCACGGGTTCCGAACATGGAACTCGAAGACGAGCTGCGCAAGACCCAGTCGCGCATCGTTACCGCCCAGGCCGAGTTGAGCCTGCGTGGCGAAGCCGATGGCAATAGCAATCGCCAGATTTTTGCCGGACTGCCGTTGACGGCTGGCCTGCCACTGACCGCCGCTGAACCGCTGAGCGAGCCGACCTATGCCGCTCCGGCGCGTCCGGCCCCGGCGCCTGCGCAGTCCTCCGGCGGCGTGGATCCGCGTGCACTGGATTCAATGCGTTTTGAATTGAACAGCCTGCGCGAGCTGATGGAAGTGCAGCTCGGCACGCTGGCCTGGAATCAGTTGCAGGGCAGCCGTCCGGCGCAAGCCAACCTGTATCGCCGTCTGCAGCGTATCGGCCTGTCCGGACCGTTGTCGCGCGACCTGCTGGCGATGATCACCGACATCGAAGAGCCTCGTCAGGCCTGGCGCATGTTGCTCGCGCACCTGGCGCGGATGATTGCCGTGCCGGAAGTCGAGCCGCTGGAAGAGGGTGGGGTGATTGCCATGGTCGGCCCGGCCGGCATGGGCAAGACCACCACCCTGGCCAAACTTGCCGCGCGCTACGTGCTCAAGTACGGCGCGCAGAATGTGGCGCTGGTCAGCATGGACAGCTTCCGTATCGGCGCGCAGGAACAACTCAAGACCCTGGGCCGGATTCTCAATGTGCCGGTGACGCACGTTGATCCGGGCCAGTCGCTGGTTCAGGCGCTGGATCCACTGCTGCGCAAACGCGTGGTGCTGATCGATACCGCCGGCCTGCAGGCCAGCGATCCGGCACTGCGCATGCAGCTGGAAAGTCTGGCCGGTCGGGGCATCCGTTCAAAAAATTATCTGGTCCTGGCAACCACCAGCCAGAAACAGGTTCTAACCGCCGCTTATCATAGTTACAAGCGTTGCGGGCTTGCCGGCTGCATCCTGACTAAACTGGATGAGACGGCCAGCCTTGGCGAAGTGTTGAGCCTGGCGATCAGTCATGAACTGCCGGTCGCGTACCTGACCGATGGCCCACGGATTCCGGATGATCTGCATCTGCCGCGCCGCCATCAATTGGTCAGCCGTGCCGTCAGCGTGCAAATGCAGGAAGAACCCAGCGAAGAAGCCATGGCTGACATGTTCGCTGATATCTACCACAGCCCGACCAAGCAGGTTGGCTGA
- the fleN gene encoding flagellar synthesis regulator FleN, protein MGSMHPVQVIAVTGGKGGVGKTNVSVNLSLALAELGRRVMLLDADLGLANVDVLLGLTPKRTLADVIEGRCELRDVLLQGPGGIRIVPAASGTQSMVHLSPAQHAGLIQAFSDIGDNLDVLVIDTAAGIGDSVVSFVRAAQEVLLVVCDEPTSITDAYALIKLLNRDYGMNRFRVLANMAQSPQEGRNLFAKLTKVTDRFLDVALQYVGAVPYDESVRKAVQKQRAVYEAFPRSKCALAFKAIAQKVDTWPLPANPRGHLEFFVERLVQQTAGPVL, encoded by the coding sequence ATGGGCAGCATGCATCCCGTACAGGTGATCGCGGTGACCGGCGGCAAAGGTGGCGTCGGCAAGACTAACGTGTCAGTGAACTTGTCTCTGGCGCTGGCAGAGCTTGGCCGTCGGGTCATGCTGCTGGACGCCGACCTGGGGCTGGCGAACGTTGACGTTCTGCTGGGACTGACCCCCAAACGTACTCTGGCCGACGTGATCGAAGGCCGCTGTGAGCTGCGTGATGTGCTGTTGCAGGGGCCCGGCGGGATCCGCATCGTGCCGGCCGCTTCCGGCACCCAGAGCATGGTTCACCTGAGTCCGGCGCAACATGCCGGTCTGATCCAGGCCTTCAGCGACATCGGCGACAACCTCGATGTGCTGGTGATCGACACCGCTGCGGGTATTGGTGACTCGGTAGTCAGTTTCGTACGCGCCGCGCAGGAAGTGTTGCTGGTGGTGTGCGACGAGCCGACCTCGATCACCGACGCCTACGCGCTGATCAAACTGCTCAACCGCGACTACGGCATGAACCGCTTCCGCGTCCTCGCCAACATGGCGCAGAGCCCGCAGGAAGGGCGCAACCTGTTCGCCAAGTTGACCAAGGTCACGGATCGCTTCCTCGACGTCGCCTTACAATACGTCGGCGCGGTGCCGTACGACGAAAGCGTGCGCAAGGCAGTGCAGAAGCAGCGAGCGGTCTATGAAGCCTTTCCGCGTTCCAAGTGCGCGCTGGCGTTCAAGGCGATCGCGCAGAAGGTCGATACCTGGCCGCTGCCTGCCAACCCGCGCGGTCACCTTGAGTTTTTCGTCGAGCGCCTCGTGCAGCAAACGGCAGGGCCTGTGTTATGA
- the fliA gene encoding RNA polymerase sigma factor FliA, with the protein MTASGMNYYKKSARDAQYELIERYAPLVKRIAYHLLARLPASVQVEDLIQAGMIGLLEVSTKYDASKGASFETYAGIRIRGAMLDEVRKGDWAPRSVHRNTRMVSDAIRAIEAKTGRDAKDHEVAAELQLSLDDYYGILNDTLGSRLFSFDDLLQDGEHEGLHEDGASAHLEPSRDLEDERFQAALADAIANLPERERLVLALYYDEELNLKEIGEVLGVSESRVSQLHSQCAARLRGRLGEWRAR; encoded by the coding sequence ATGACCGCGAGCGGTATGAACTACTACAAGAAGTCGGCACGTGACGCGCAGTACGAGTTGATCGAGCGTTACGCGCCACTGGTCAAGCGCATTGCCTATCACCTGCTGGCGCGCTTGCCGGCGAGTGTGCAGGTCGAGGATCTGATTCAGGCCGGAATGATCGGCCTGCTTGAAGTGTCGACCAAATATGACGCCAGCAAGGGCGCCAGTTTCGAAACGTACGCGGGCATTCGAATCCGCGGCGCGATGCTCGATGAAGTGCGCAAAGGGGATTGGGCACCACGCTCGGTTCACCGCAACACCCGTATGGTCAGTGACGCAATTCGGGCAATTGAAGCTAAAACCGGCCGTGATGCTAAAGATCACGAGGTTGCGGCCGAACTCCAATTGAGTCTCGACGATTACTACGGGATTTTGAATGACACGCTGGGCAGCCGGCTGTTCAGTTTCGACGACCTGTTGCAGGACGGCGAACACGAAGGGCTGCACGAGGATGGCGCCAGTGCTCATCTTGAGCCGTCACGCGATCTGGAAGATGAACGCTTCCAGGCCGCGCTGGCGGACGCGATTGCCAATTTGCCGGAGCGTGAGCGACTGGTGTTGGCGCTGTACTACGACGAAGAGCTGAACCTCAAGGAGATCGGTGAAGTCCTTGGCGTCAGTGAATCGCGGGTCAGCCAGTTACACAGCCAGTGCGCGGCCCGCTTGCGGGGGCGTTTGGGGGAGTGGCGAGCGCGCTGA
- a CDS encoding chemotaxis response regulator CheY — MKILIVDDFSTMRRIIKNLLRDLGFTNTVEADDGITAIPVLNSGSIDFLVTDWNMPGMTGIDLLRHVRADEKLKHLPVLMVTAEAKREQIIEAAQAGVNGYVVKPFTAQALKEKIEKIFERIG; from the coding sequence ATGAAAATCCTCATCGTTGATGACTTCTCAACGATGCGGCGGATCATCAAGAACCTGCTGCGTGATCTGGGGTTCACCAACACCGTCGAGGCCGACGATGGCATCACTGCCATTCCGGTGCTCAACAGCGGAAGCATCGACTTTCTGGTAACGGACTGGAACATGCCGGGCATGACCGGTATCGACCTGCTGCGCCACGTGCGTGCCGATGAAAAACTCAAGCACCTGCCGGTGCTGATGGTGACTGCAGAAGCCAAGCGCGAGCAGATCATCGAGGCGGCTCAGGCCGGTGTGAACGGCTACGTGGTCAAACCTTTCACGGCTCAGGCGCTGAAAGAAAAAATCGAGAAGATTTTCGAACGCATCGGCTGA
- a CDS encoding protein phosphatase CheZ, with product MEHNESSQGDFESTLKKHAVELVESLEKGRFGDAVQLIHELNQTRDRGLYQEVGKLTRELHSAIVNFQIDPHMPQAEEVSQITDATERLGYVVKLTEAAANRTMDLVESATPVVNGLAEEAQALSTDWGRFMRREVGAEEFRELARRVDGFLSRSITDNRAVSSNLNDILLAQDYQDLTGQVIKRVTQLVTEVESNLLKLVLMASQVDRFAGIEHDRAAMLAEKDPQKHLSQGEGPQIHADKREDVVSGQDDVDDLLSSLGF from the coding sequence ATGGAGCATAACGAATCTTCACAGGGCGATTTCGAATCGACCCTGAAAAAACACGCGGTCGAACTGGTCGAGAGCCTTGAAAAGGGCAGGTTCGGCGACGCTGTGCAACTGATCCATGAGCTCAATCAGACCCGTGACCGTGGCCTGTATCAGGAAGTGGGCAAGCTCACACGCGAACTGCACAGTGCGATCGTCAACTTCCAGATCGATCCGCACATGCCGCAGGCCGAGGAAGTGTCGCAAATCACCGACGCCACCGAACGCCTGGGCTATGTGGTCAAGCTGACCGAAGCCGCGGCCAACCGCACCATGGATCTGGTGGAAAGCGCTACCCCGGTGGTCAATGGCCTGGCTGAAGAAGCCCAGGCCCTGAGTACCGATTGGGGCCGTTTCATGCGTCGTGAAGTCGGGGCTGAAGAGTTCCGCGAACTGGCGCGCCGGGTCGACGGTTTTCTGTCGCGCAGCATCACGGACAACCGTGCGGTGTCGAGCAACCTCAACGACATCCTGCTGGCTCAGGATTACCAGGACCTCACCGGTCAGGTGATCAAGCGTGTGACCCAACTGGTCACCGAAGTCGAAAGCAATTTGCTCAAACTCGTCCTCATGGCCAGTCAGGTGGACCGCTTTGCGGGCATCGAACACGACCGCGCCGCGATGCTTGCAGAAAAAGATCCACAAAAACATCTCTCGCAGGGTGAAGGTCCGCAGATTCATGCCGATAAACGAGAAGACGTTGTGTCCGGTCAGGACGATGTGGACGATTTGTTATCCAGCCTTGGATTCTAG